GACCTCGGGCCGATGCGCATGCAGAACGTCATGTTCCGCCTGTCCGCCACCCCCGGCCGGATCGACTGGCCCGGCCGTCCCCACGGATCCGACACCGACGCCGTCCTCACCGCACTCGGCCTCACCCCCGCCGACCTCGACTCCCTGCGCGCCAAGAAGGTGATCTGAATGCTCACCTGGCTCTACACCCCCGCCGACCACCCCGGCCGCCTCACCAAGGCCCTCGCCGGCCCGTCCGACGTGGTCGTCGTCGACCTTGAGGACGCCGTGGCCCCCGCCGCCAAGGACGCCGCACGTGCCGCTGTGGTGACGCTGCTGACGTCCCTGCGCCGGAGGGACGGACGTACGGCACAGATGAACGCGGGGGACGTGCCGGCACCGAGGACGGCGGCATGGGACGGCGTCGCGCGGGACCTCACGCGATTACAGGTGCGGGTCAACGACGTGCGGACCGCCTGGGGTCTCGCCGACCTGCGGGCCCTCGCGCCGCTGATGGCGGGTACCGCCGGACTGCGCCTCCCCAAGACCGAGTCACCCGCGCTGCTCAGGACGGTCGCCGACACCGCGCCAGGCGTGCCGCTGCACCCGCTGATCGAGTCCGCCGTCGGCCTGGAACGCGCGTACGACATCGCCACCGCGCACCCCTCGGTCGCGTCCATCGGCCTCGGGGAGGCCGACCTGCGGGCCGAGCTCGGCGTGCACGACGAAGCCGGACTGGCTTGGGCCAGGTCCCGCGTCGTGGTCGCCGCCAGGGCCGCGGGGCTGCCGGCCCCCGCGCAGTCGGTGTACACCGACGTCCGCGACCTCGACGGCCTCGCCGCGTCCTGCCGCCTCGGCCGCGCCATGGGTTTCCGCGGCCGCGCCGCCATCCACCCGGCCCAGCTCCCCGTGATCGTGGCCGCCTACCGTCCGACCGCTCCGGAGATCGCCGCCGCCGAGGCCGTACTGACCGCCTCCGGCGCCGGCGCCACCGTCCTCCCCGACGGCCGCTTCGTGGACGAAGCCATCATCCGCCAGGCCCGCGCGACCCTCGCCGACGCCACCGGCGGACGAAACCTCTGAAGCCGAGCCACTCTTACCGATGCCACCGGCGGACGAAACCTCTGAAAAACTACTCCTCATGGACAAAAAGGATTGGGAACGCCGGGTCGCGGACGCCTGGGCCTCGTTCGACACCCGCACCGAGACCGACTTCCTCACCCTCATCGGCACCCTCGCCGCCGAACTCCCCGCCGACGACGGTGACGCGCTGTTCGAACGCGCCGCCGCCTACGACTCCACCGGCCACCCCGCCGAAGCCGTCACCCTCTACCGGCAGGCCCTCACCCACGACCTGTCCGGCGAACGCCGCCGCCGCACCGTCATCCAGCTCGCCAGCTCCCTGCGCAACCTCGGCCACCCCGAGGAAGGCGTCGCACTCCTCACCCCGGAACTGGCCGTCACCGACCACCTGGACGACGCCGTCCGCGCCTGCCTGGCCCTCTGCCTGGCCGACACCGGCCGCGAACGCGAAGGACTCTCCCTGGTCCTCGCCGCGCTGGCCCCCCACCTGCCGCGCTACCAGCGCTCAATGGCCAACTACGCTCGCCTCCTCATCGACCCGGACCCGCCTGCCACGCCGGACGGGCCGCCGGTTCACGACCAGCGCGAACGCGATCAGTAGCTCGACACCCCCTCCCCGGCCTCGGCCCGCAGATAGGCCCACACGGTGTGACCGTCCACCGAACTCCCCTGAAACCCGAACCGCACCGCCACCGCCGCCACGATCGCCAGCCCGCGACCGTTCTCCTCCACATCCCCGTCCACCACTCCGGCCCGGTCCCCGTCCACCGCGCCGGCCTGCGGCACATCACCACCCCCTTCGTCGTGGACGGCGACCAGTACCCCGGCCCTCCCCGGAAGCGGTGACCGCGCGACCGTCACCTCCACGATGAACCGGCCGCCGGGCCCACCGCTGCGCGTGTGCCGCAAGGCGTTGCCGGCCAGCTCCGACACGATCAACTCGGCCTCGTCCGCACACGAGGTACCCGCGAGCAGGAACCGGACGAACCGCCGGGCCTGAGCCGCCTGGTCGGGCCTGCCGGGAAAGGACCTGGCCCACACCATGGTCCCCGCGAAGGCCGTGGAAAGCTGTGACGACGCGGCCCTTCCCGGCCTGTCGATCCGGGGGATGAGACTCTCCGAAAGCTGTGACGACGCGGACCCTTCCGGCCTGTCGACCCGGCCGTCGCCTGGCATGTGTGACATGGGTCCGAATCTGGCGTGCGGACCCCGGCGGCGGCATACCCGGTCACCTCCGGCCGGTGATCGCGTGATCGCCGCGATGACCAGCCAGAACACGTACATCAGGCAGCCGGTGTTCCCGAGTTGGCATGACCGGCCTCTCCGAAGGGGTAAACTCCTGGTAATCAATCAAGTGCGATCGGTGACCACATGGCCATGCCGGAAGGGGGTCCACGATGTCGGGGGACGGCTACCGTGTCCTGCTCGAATGCCGCAGGCGCAGCGAGGCGCTACGCGGCCAGGGCTTCGGCCACGACCAGATCGCCGACATCTTCGCGCTCTACCACCAGGCCACCCCACTGAAGCTCCACCGGTACGCGCACGGCATGACCGGCTCCGAGGTGGTGGCCGCCTACAACGACCTCGACCCGGCAGCCGGCGCGTCCCTGCGCGAGTGCCGCCTGTACGTCTTCGAGTCCTGGCCCGCCTCCGACCGCCGTCCGAGCGCACAGGCCCTGACCGTCTTCGCACGCATCTATCGCACCAAGGCCAGACGGCTCATCACCGACGAGGTCTACGCCACGTACACCGTCAAGGACCGCGAGCTCATCAACCGTACGGACCACAGCCACCTCGCTCCCCACCCCTCTCGTCCTGTCCCAGCCAAGAAGCTTTCGCGTGCCAGCATGGACACCGAGGCGCCTGCCGAGGACGAGGCCTATGTCATCACCCCCTCGGAATGCGGCGTACTTCTCAGCACCCTCAGAACCGAGGAGGCCGATGTGCGACGACGCGACCTGCTGTTCGAACTGGCCCTTGCCTTAGGCGGCACCCCCGCAGTGACCCTGCTACGCCACCTCACCCCACCTGAGGAGGACCGGCTCACCCGAGCCGTACGCGGCACCGGCCGTGTCGACACCGCCACCGTGGAAGTGATCGAGAAACTGACGGCCCGCTGCCGCCGCCTCGACGACGACTTCGGCCCCGCCACCGTCCTGTCCACGGTCGAGGCCCAGCGCGCTCTCGTGACCGGAATGCTGCGCCACGAGTCGGCGCTACCCGCCGTGCGCGACCGGCTCATCCGTGCTCGCGCTCAACTCGATCAGATGTCCGGCTACATCTACAACGACCTGCTGGACTTCCCGCAGGCACGCCGCAGGTACCACGCCGCTCTGACCGCCGCACAGCAGATCTCCGACGTGCACCTGAGCGCGTACGTCCACGTCCTCCTGAGTCGCATGGCAGACGGCCGGGGCCGTACGGGGACCGCCTTGGACCACTCCTTCGCGGCCCAAGGCTGGGCTCGCCGCGGCTCCAGCGATCTCGTGCGTTCCGTCCAGAGCATGGAACTGGCACGCATGCTGGCGAGAGCCGGTGACGCCAAGGAGAGCGAACGAGCACTCGCACACTCGACCCAACTCGCCGGCCGGTCGCGAGGCGAAACCGACCCCCTCTATCTGTACTGGTGGACCATCGACCAGGTGCAGAGCTGCGCATCCGACTGCATGCTCGCCTGGGACCGTCCCGACGACGCCATCGCGGCAGCAGAACAAGCCCTGACCTCACCGACCATGCCTAAGTACCTGAAGGGGCAAACGTATGTCCGATACGCACAGGCCCTGACCCGCAAACGCGACATCCCGGCAGCCGCCGACAAACTCCGCCAAGCCGCACACGTCGGCCGCGCATACAACTCAGGCTGCCTGTCCCGCCTGATCCGCCAAGCCCGCACCCACCTCCAGCCCTGGGAACGCAACAAACACATCCGCGACCTCGACGAAGAACTAAGAGTCCTCGGCGTCACCACCACCGCCACCGCCTGAGACGAACCACCGGACCCGCCGCCTGGTTAAGCTGACTCGCCGTTCGAACGGCCGGGCATCCCGGTCCTTTGGTCATAAGATTCGAGGTTCCCGGACTCGGCATCCGGCGACGTGGCCCGTCGGGACGCCGAGTACGTGAGGAACGCAGGGGCGAGGGTGCGATGAGGCAAGTCGGCTTTGAGATCGGTGAGCGGACCGGAACGGGGCGAGCGCAGTCGCTGGAGGACCTCGGCGGCGTCGTCGCTTGCGAGTCCTCAACGGAGAGCGGACACAGGGTGACGGGCTTTCGCCTTCCCGAGCAGGCATGGATGGGTCGCCTTCCCGAGCAGGCATGGATGGGTTCTGAGCAGGGACGGATGCGTCCTGATCTGGCGTGGGCCTGGCCCGAGCAGGGGAGCACGAGTTGATCACCCGGATCGAGGCGTACGGCTACCGCTGCTTCCAGACGCTAGGGGTCGATCTCGGCCGCTATCACGTCTTCGCCGGGGCCAACGGCGCGGGGAAGACGACGTTGCTGGACATCCCCGCGTTGCTCGGCGACATGCTGGACCGGCGGCGGGTCGTCTCGGCGTTCCTTGAGCGGCAGGAGCACGGCCGGGCTCCCCGAGCGAGCACCCCGGTCGAACTGCTGCACAAGGGGGAGGGGGACAGTATCGGTTTCGCCGTCGAGGCGCGTCTGGACGACGACCTCTCTGAGGTCCTGGCGCAGGCCGCTCAGGTTCGCCACGGTGAGCGGCGTGTCCACACCCATCTGCGCTATGAGCTTCGACTCAGGGTCACCCCACGGACCGTCGACGTCGAGACGGAGTACCTGTATCTGGACTTCAGAGCCGACACCGGCGTGGAGATGGAGGCATCTCCACACGGGACGGCGGAGCGCGGTCTGGAGGAGGTGCCGCCGAATCGCCGTCCGGTGATCATGCGGAGCAGCAGATCGCCGGCCACAGGGTATCTCCCTGAGACAAACACTATGGTGACGGACTTGGTCCTTCCGGAAAAATTCCCTGCGCAGACCGAGCCGTCGCCGGGGAATGTGGCCATACCGCCTCTGCGAGTGCCGTTCGAGCAGCTCGCGCTGGGCTCGATCCCCTCGGACGAGACGTTGTTCCCCGCCGCACTCTGGTTCGCGCAGTTGCTTCGCGAGCGCGCGGTGTTCTTCGCACCCGACTGGGAGGCGCTGCGGCGTCCCGCGCCTCCTGGAGACCCGCTGCGCCTGCTGCCATCGGGGGGGAACATGCCATGGCTCGCTCTCCACCTGCAGCAGACCGACACCGAGCGCTTCGCCGCCTGGGTCGATCATGTCCGGTCGGCGCTGCCGCAGGTCGCGGCGATCCACGCGGTGGAAAGAGAGGAGGACCACTACGCGTACTTCTCCGTGGAGTACACCGGCGGCTACCGGGTCACCTCCTCCGGTCTGTCGGACGGCACGTTGCGCATCCTGGCGCTCACGCTGCTGCCGTACCTGGGGGAGAAGGTCATGCCGCGGCTGCTCGTGACGGAGGAACCGGAGAACGGTATCCACCCGCGCGCGATCGAGACGGTCGTCGAGTCGCTGAGTTCGCTGTGGGACACCCAGGTCCTGGTGTCCACCCACTCGCCGATCGTCCTCGCGCACACCGAGTTGTCCGACGTGCTCGCCGCGCGGCTGAACGACGACGGGAGCGTCGGTGTGGTCCGCGGCGACCGGCATCCCCGGCTCCGCGAGTGGCGTGGCTCGCTCGACGTCGGCACCCTGTTCGCGTCCGGTGTGCTCTCGTGACCCGCCGATCCCGCGAGGCATCACACCGTGTCCCGTCGTCGTCTTCGCTCTGAGAGGTGAGCACACACACGTGAACCGGCCCTCCCCCCAGCCGCCTGTCCGTGACGTCGTCTTCCTGGTCGCGGACAAAGGAATGGAGGCGATGCTCCGCGGCTTCTTCTCTCGTGAGAGGTTCCATCACGCTCTCGGTTGCGGACCGTTCTCCGTGGATCCCGGACGCGACATCATCGTCGATCCAGGTCGGGACCCCGGCGTGTTCCTCCGTGCGCACGAGTTGCTTCGCCTGTACGAGGGGGAGTACGCGCACGCGGTGGTCATGCTCGACGCGGCTTGGGAGGGCAGCCCCGGCGCGGACGCCATCCGTGAGGCTCTCACGACGCGGCTCAAGTCCCGATGGGACAGTTTCACCGTCGTGGTGATCGACCCTGAGCTGGAGGCATGGATCTGGCAGGACAGTCCGCATGTCGCGCAGACGCTGAACTTCCCTTCCGACTTCCGTGCGATCCTCGAACGCAGCGGCCACTGACCCGCCGGCTTGTCGAAGCCCCCCGACCCCAAGGCCGCACTCGACCACCTGCGGCGCCGCTACAAGCTCACATCCTTCAACGCCGAGTTCGGCAGGCTCGCCGCCAAGATCTCCGTCCGCAGCTGCCAGGACACGGCGTTCCAGTCTCTTTGTGAACACCTGCGGACCTGGTTTCCCCGCACGTCTCACCACCTGTGAGAGATGAGACCTACCGGTACCTCCAGGGAAACGGCACCGGCCTGGAGGCCGTTATCATTCGGGACGCTTGTGGGCTTCGGGGAGGGTTTGTGCTGCTTCACGATTTGTCGGAGGGGGATGGGGTTCTTGGACGGGTCGCGGGGGTGGCTCGGTCGGCGTTGCGGCGGTATGACGTGTCTGCTGGGGCTGAGGTCTCGCTGCTTGATGTGTCGGAGAATGCGACGTTTCTGGTTGAGGACGGGGAGTGGCGGGCTGTTCTTCGGGTGCATCGGCTGGGGTATCACGCGGCTGGGGCTGTCCTGTCGGAGTTGGACTGGGTGACGGCGTTGCGGGAGGAGGGGGTGGTGACCACGCCGGCTGTTGTGGCGGCGCGGGACGGGGAGCGGGTGGTCAGGGTCGAGGATCCTGGGGGAGAGGTGCGGGAGTGTGTGATGTTCGGGTTCGTGCCGGGGGGTGAGCCGGCGGAGGAGGCGTTGGTCGGCGGGTTCGAGCAGCTTGGGGTGCTTACGGCGCGGATGCATGCGCATGCGCGGAGGTGGGAGAGGCCGGCGGGATTCACTCGGTTTCATTGGGATGTGGAGGCGGCGTTCGGGGAGAGGGCTCGGTGGGGGAGGTGGCGGGACGGGGCCGGGGTCGGTCGTGCGGAGGTTGAGGTGCTCGGACGGCTGGAGGGTGTGGTGCGGGGCCGGCTGGCTCGGTTCGGGGTGGGGGAGGAGCGGTACGGGTTGATTCATGCGGATCTCCGAGCGGCCAATCTGCTGGTGGAGGAGGGGGTGGGGACTACGGTCATCGACTTCGATGACTGTGGGTTCGGGTGGTTCATGTATGACTTCGCGGCGGCTGTCAGCTTCATCGAGGATCGTGCTGATGTGCCGGAGATGATGGATTCCTGGGTGCGGGGGTACCGGACTGTGCTGGAGCTGCCGGTGGCGGACGAGCGGGAGTTGTGGACGTTCGTCATGGTGCGGCGGTTGCTGCTGGTCGCATGGATCGGGACGCATCCTGTGGTGGACATCGCTCAGCGGCTCGGTGCGGGGTACACCGAGGGCACCTGTGTCCTCGCCGAGCGGTATCTCACGAACTACCGCTGAAGCACCGGACCAACGGAAGTCCCGACCGGCCTCACGCACGGCCGCCGCGGTGCCGGCCGGCATCTCGCTGACTACCGTTGGTTCCTGTCGTGTAACGGTGTGCACATCTGGGGGAATGGCGCCCCCGGATGGTCACGTAATGTGGTAGTCATGTGACGGCATGTGATCGGTAAGGCGACCGCGCCGCCTTCCCCCGCGACAAGGTTAGGGAGATGATCATGTTCGTCCTCGTGGTCGCCGTCGGCGTGGCGCTTGGCGTGGTCGGCACGGCGGCCTTGCTGTTCCGGCGGGTCAGCCGCGGCACCGACGACCTCGCGCCGAACGGCCCGTCGGCGGGTCATGCGGGTTCGATGTTGTCGGCGATGTTCCTGCTGGTGTTCGCCATCGCGATCGTGGTGCCGTGGACCACGGCGGACTCGGCGCGGCTCAACACCTACGCCGAGAGTCAGGCGGCGGTGGACACGTACTGGGCCGCGGCGGGGCTGCCTGCGGCGGCGGCGGACGCGGTGCGGTCGCAGGTGCGGGCCTATCTCGGGTTCGTGGCCGACAAGGAATGGCCGCGGCTGGCCGAGGGACGGCTCGATCCCGAAGGGACCAAGCGGGTCAACGCGCTGCGTACGCAGGTGGCGGCGCTGGTGCTCACCGACGACGACGCCAAGGCGGCGCGGGCCGCTGTGCTGGAGCAGGTGCAGGCCATGTCGGCGGCGCGGCGGCAGCGGGCCGCCGACGCGGCCACGAAGCCGCCTCCCGGCATCCTGCCGCTGGCGGTGCTGACCGGCGTCATCGTCATCCTGTTCCCGTTCCTCGCCGGGGCCCGGCCTCGGGGGTGGGCTCTGGTGCCGCTCACGTTGATGTCCGGCATGCTCGGCGCGGGGATCTTTCTCGCCTGGCACATCTCGCATGTCTTCGCGAGCGGACTGTCGGTCGGACCTGAGGCCTTCACCGCCGCGCTGCTGGAGATCCAGCAGATCCCGACGAGTGGCTGACCATGCGTCGCATCGCGATTCTCCTGGCCGTCGTGCTCGCGGCAGGTGTTCCGGCGCTGCCTGCGGTGGCGGCGGTGCCGTCCCGTGCGGTGGCGGCGGTGCCGTCCCGTGCGGTGGCGGCCGTGCCGTCCCGTGACGTGCTGAACGGGGACGGCATCACCATCTGCATCGATCTCGACGTGGTGGTCAGGTTGCGTGCCGGCATCAGCGTGCTCGGGCCGCCGATCTGTCCTCGCGCCGTCCCCGAGGAGCCGCCGCCACCTCCGGCGCCGGCCCCGTCCCCGACGGTTCGGCCGCCGCGCGCCACACCTCCACGCGCCACACCACCGGGTGCCACACCGCCGCGCGCCACACCACCGCGTGCGCGGCCCACCGTCCCACCCCGGCCGTCACGGCGACCAGCCTCGCCTCCGGCCTCGGTGCCGGCGGTGCGTCCCTCGGTTCCCCCCGGACCGAGGCCGCCGCTCGCGGCCCCCCGTCCCACCCCTCCCACCGAGACCCCGACGCCGTCACCGCCGGTGGTGCGTCCCACGCCTCGACCCCTGGAGGTGCGTCCCCTGCCGCGGCGTCTGGCCGTGGCACCCGCCAAGCGGCGCAAGCCTCTCGACACCCTGCTCGTTGTGATCGTCCTGTCCACGGTCATCGCGAGCATCGCGAGCGTCGCGTTCGCCGTCCGGTAACCCCTTCGACAAAAGGGTCCGAACACGCGAAAGACGGCTGCGGGGCGCGCCACCCCGCAGCCGACTTCCGCCTATTCGTGTGCGGATACGTGCTGGGTCCCTCAGTAGTTGTTGTTGTAGCCGGTGGGGGACGAGCTCGGTGACGGGGTCGCCGACGACGTCGGGGCGGCGGCGCCGTTGGCGCCGGCCGGCATGATCAGGCCGACCACGCCGTGCTGGGCCTTCTGGATGCCGGCGGAGTACCACACCGAGTTCTCGCCGCCGCTCGCCGCGGTGCCGCGCTCCAGGTCCCACAGGCCTTCGAACGCCAGCGGCTGGCCGTCGGCCTTGCGCAGCGGGCCGAGGTAGCGGCCGGTGCTTCTGTTGTAGGCGTTGATGTGGCCGTCGCCGAAGTTGCCGACGAGCAACGCGCCGCTGAGAGCGCCGAAGCCGCGCGGAGCGGAGATCATGGCCCACGGTGCGTTGAGCGCGCCGCGTGCGGCGACACGGCCGAGGAAGCGGCCGGTGGCCGAGAAGCGGCTGACGAAACCGAGGCCGCGGCCGGCGATCGACTTGCCGGTCTCGGGGTCGCGCTTGGCGAACGCGACGTACACCGAGGTGCCGACGATCTCGACGTTGAAGGCGTGGTAGTCGGACGGCAGTGCCCTGTCGCGGAACGCCGAGCGGGACGTCCGCACCTTGCGGAAGTCGCTGTCGTACACGTCGACCCGGTTACGGCCGAAGTCCGCCGCGAGCAGGAACGACCCGCGGTTGGTCGGCATCATGGCGAGGCCCTTGTAGTCGGCCTTCCGCGTGAACGCGGCGATGATGGCGTTCTTCGGGTCCACGTCGGCGTTCCAGCCGGTGATGGCGCCGCTGGGGCTCGCGAAGATGAACTGCGCCGGTCCCGACTTGCCCTTGGAGGAGATCTCGAACCCGTCGGTGCCGTTGAACACCTGGCCGGTCGGCGTGCCGCCGGGGATCCAGACCTCGGTCTTCTCCTTGGTGATGAGCCCGGCGCCGCCGGAGTACACCGTGGCCGTGCCGGTACCCGCGTTGGACACCCAGAGCGTCTTCCCCATGGCCAGACCCCACGGGTTGACCAGCTTGGGGTCGGTCACGTCGGCCTTGCCTGCCACGTCCGAGATCATGGGAACCGAGGTGAAGCGGGAACTTCCGGTGGTGACTCTCTTGGACTCCTTGGGACGTGACGTGGAATCAGCTTGCGCGGGGATCGTGCCGGTGGTGATGCCCAGGACGAGTGCCGCAGCGCAGAGCGTGACGATGCGTGGCCGCATCAAGGCCTCCTGATGTCGTCTGCATGTGCGTACGGCCACAGGTACGCGGCCACTCGGGTCCCGGTTCAAATCGAATTTGGAACTGTTTCCGCCACGTCTGTCCCGCAGGTCACGGGTCCGAGGGGTGATGTGCTGATATACCGGATGCGGCGGACGGTCGTCGGAGGGGGATATCTCGGTGATCGATGAGGTGCGGCAGGCGCTCGCTTCGGTGGTGGCGGTTCCTGTGACACCGTTCGACGAGGCGGGTCATGTCGACGAGCCGGCTTACGGCGCCGTGGTGGAGCGCATGGTGGCGGCCGGGGTCGGCGTGGTCACCGCCAACGGCAACACCGGGGAGTTCTACTCGCTGTCGGCGGCCGAGCTGAGCCGTGTCGTCGAACTCACCGTGCGGGAGGCGCGCGGCGCGGTGGTCGTCGCCGGGGTGGGACACGACACGGCGCGCGCGGTGGAGATGGCGCGTGAGGCCGCCGGCCTCGGCGCGCACGCCGTCATGGTGCATCAGCCGGTGCATCCGTACCAGACGGAGGACGGGTGGGTCGCGTACCACCGTGCCGTGGCCGACGCGGTGCCTGGTCTCGGCGTCGTCTGCTATGTACGGTCGCCGCTGGTCACCGCGCGTGCCATCGGACGGCTCGCCGCCGCGTGCGGCAACGTCACCGGAGTCAAGTACGCCGTGCCGGACCCGCCGCGCCTGGCCGAGCTGGCCGGTGAGCTGCCGGGGCTGGTGTGGGTGTGCGGGCTCGCCGAGGGATGGGCCCCGTTCCTCTGGCCGGCCGGTGCGCGCGGCTTCACCTCCGGGCTGGCCGTCATCGCGCCTGAGCTGTCGCTGGCGCTGCTTGCGCGGCTGCGCGACGGCGAGACGGCGGCGGCGATGGAGCTGTGGCGGCGGCTCAAACCCGTCGAGGACCTGCGGGCCCGCCACTCGAACGGCAACAACGTGTCGGTGCTCAAGGAGGCGCTGGCCCAGCTCGGCGTGTGCCGCAGGGACGTACGGCCACCGATCTCGGAGCTGCCTGACGCCGAGCGTGCCGAGGTGTCGGCCGCGCTCGCCGGACTGCGGCTCGACACGACATGACCGCACGCATGGAAAGGGACGAGGGACACATGCAGCACGGCTCGGAGAGTTCGGGAACGACCGGTCCTGGCGAGAGCGCAGGCGCCTCCGGACGGGAGGAAAGCGCAGGCATGCTCGGCCCGGAGGTGTTCGAGGCGCTGCGGCAGGTGTCCACCGCGACAATCACCACCCAGCTCTTCGCGCGGGGCCTCCGTAACGCCTTTCTCGCGGGCCTGCGTCCGCTCAACCCGTCGTGCACCCGCATGGTCGGCGAGGCGTTCACGTTGCGGCACATCCCGGCGCGTGAGGACCTCGACGTGCTGTCGGTGTTCCGCGACTACGACCACCCGCAACGCAAGGCCGTCGAGTCGGTCGGTCCCGGCCAGGTCCTGGTGATGGACTGCCGCGGCCAGACCCGTGCCGCGTCCATCGGCGGCATCCTCGCGACCCGGCTGCTCCGCCGCGGCGCCGCGGGCCTCGTCACCGACGGCGCGGTCCGCGACTCGCCGTTCTTCGCCGAGCTGGAACTGCCGGCGTTCGCCGCCGGCGTCTGCGCCACCACCAACCTCGCACGCCACCACGCCATCGACATGCAGGTCCCCATCGGCTGCGCCGAGGTGCCGGTGTACCCCGGTGACGTCATCGTCGCCGACGCCGAAGGCGTGGTCTGCGTGCCACGCCACCTGGCCGCCGACGTGGCACGCGACGCGCTGGAGCAGGAGCACCTGGAGGAGTACATCCAGGAACTCGTCGAGAACGGCGCACCCCTACGAGGCACCTACCCACCGGACGAGGACACCTTGCGCGCGTACCGCGAAAAGCGCTGAAGCCGGCCGGTTGCCTCCCGCTGGGCCGCCGTACTGCGGCGCCGAATTCGCCGTACGACGTCCCGCCGCGTCGGCGCCGGGGAACACCGCTACGGCGGTGGAGTGACGGGCCGGTCGCTGTCGTGAGGCCGGTCTCGGTTCCGGCGTGGCTTTGGGGCCGGCACCGGCCGTTGCGGTGGAGTGACGGGCCAGCCGCTGTCGTGAGGCCGGTGTCGGTTCCGGTGTGGCTTTGGGGCCGGCACCGGCCGTTGCGGTGGAGTGATGGGCTGGTCGCTGTCGTGAGGCCGGTGTCGGTTCCGGTGTGGCTTTGGGGCCGGCACCGGCTTTGTCGTTGGTGTCACTCGGTGTCGGGTTCTGGGGCTCCGCCGGTGCCGGTGAGGAAGTCGAAGTCGCAGCCCTGGTCGGCTTGTTGGATGTGTGTGTCGAACAGTGCGCCGTAGCCGCGGCGGAAGACTGTTCGCGGTGGTGTCCACGCGGCGCGGCGGCGGGTCAGTTCCTCTTCGGGGACCTCCAGGGTCAGGAGGCGGGCCTCGACGTCCAGGGTGATGAGGTCGCCGTCCTGGACGAGGGCCAGTGGGCCGCCGACGTGGGACTCCGGGGCTACGTGCAGGACGCAGGCGCCGTAGCTGGTGCCGCTCATTCTGGCGTCGGAGACGCGGACCATGTCGCGGACTCCGGCTTTGAGCAGGCGGTCGGGGATGGGGAGCATGCCTTGTTCCGGCATGCCGGGGCCGCCGCGGGGGCCGGCGCCGCGGAGGACCAGGACCGAGTCGGGGGTGATCGGCAGGTTCTCGTCGTTGATGCGGCGGCGCAGGTCGCGGTGGCCGTCGAAGACGACGGCGGGGCCGGTGTGGCGCAGCAGGCGCGGCTCGGCGGCGACGTGTTTGATCACCGCGCCGGAGGGGGCCAGGTTGCCGCGAAGGACCGCGAGGCCGCCTTCCTCCGACAGGGGGTCGTCGCGCCGGCGGATCACTTTGTCGTCGTACACCTGCGCGTCGGCGATGCCGTCGCCGAACGGCCGGCCGGTGACGGTGACGCGGTCCAGGTGCAGCAGGTCGGTGATGCGGGTCAGCAGGGCCGGCAGGCCGCCTGCCAGGTAGAAGTCCTCCATGAGGTACGTGCCGCTCGGCCGCAGGTCGGCCAGGACCGGCACGCGGCGGGACGCGGCGTCGAAGTGGTCGAGGGTGAGGTCGACGCCGAGTCTGCGGGCCATGGCGATCAGGTGGATGACCGCGTTGGTGGAGCCGCCGAGCGCGAGGACGGCGGTGACGGCGTCGTGGAACGCCTCGGCGGTGAGGATCTTCGACGGACGCAGGTCCTCCCAGGTCATCTCGACGATCCGCCGGCCGCACGCGGCGGCCATGCGGACGTGCGCCGAGGTGACGGCCGGGATGGCGGCGGCGCCTGGCAGGGTCATGCCGAGCACCTCGGCGGCCGACGTCATGGTGGACGCGGTCCCCATGGTCATGCAGTGGCCGGG
The window above is part of the Sphaerisporangium rubeum genome. Proteins encoded here:
- a CDS encoding TIGR03118 family protein: MRPRIVTLCAAALVLGITTGTIPAQADSTSRPKESKRVTTGSSRFTSVPMISDVAGKADVTDPKLVNPWGLAMGKTLWVSNAGTGTATVYSGGAGLITKEKTEVWIPGGTPTGQVFNGTDGFEISSKGKSGPAQFIFASPSGAITGWNADVDPKNAIIAAFTRKADYKGLAMMPTNRGSFLLAADFGRNRVDVYDSDFRKVRTSRSAFRDRALPSDYHAFNVEIVGTSVYVAFAKRDPETGKSIAGRGLGFVSRFSATGRFLGRVAARGALNAPWAMISAPRGFGALSGALLVGNFGDGHINAYNRSTGRYLGPLRKADGQPLAFEGLWDLERGTAASGGENSVWYSAGIQKAQHGVVGLIMPAGANGAAAPTSSATPSPSSSPTGYNNNY
- a CDS encoding dihydrodipicolinate synthase family protein; the protein is MIDEVRQALASVVAVPVTPFDEAGHVDEPAYGAVVERMVAAGVGVVTANGNTGEFYSLSAAELSRVVELTVREARGAVVVAGVGHDTARAVEMAREAAGLGAHAVMVHQPVHPYQTEDGWVAYHRAVADAVPGLGVVCYVRSPLVTARAIGRLAAACGNVTGVKYAVPDPPRLAELAGELPGLVWVCGLAEGWAPFLWPAGARGFTSGLAVIAPELSLALLARLRDGETAAAMELWRRLKPVEDLRARHSNGNNVSVLKEALAQLGVCRRDVRPPISELPDAERAEVSAALAGLRLDTT
- a CDS encoding ribonuclease activity regulator RraA is translated as MLGPEVFEALRQVSTATITTQLFARGLRNAFLAGLRPLNPSCTRMVGEAFTLRHIPAREDLDVLSVFRDYDHPQRKAVESVGPGQVLVMDCRGQTRAASIGGILATRLLRRGAAGLVTDGAVRDSPFFAELELPAFAAGVCATTNLARHHAIDMQVPIGCAEVPVYPGDVIVADAEGVVCVPRHLAADVARDALEQEHLEEYIQELVENGAPLRGTYPPDEDTLRAYREKR
- the araD gene encoding L-arabinonate dehydratase; this translates as MDRLAPEQLRSHRWYGTDTVRSFSHRARTRQLGLSAEDHLGKPVVAIINTWNELNPCHIHLRDRAEDVKRGVWQAGGCPVELPVISLSESFQKPTTMLYRNLLAMETEEMLRSHPVDAAVLMGGCDKTTPALIMGASSMDIPAIYVPCGPMMPGNLRGEVLGSGTDVWRYWADRRAGLVPDGVMRDLEEGIARSPGHCMTMGTASTMTSAAEVLGMTLPGAAAIPAVTSAHVRMAAACGRRIVEMTWEDLRPSKILTAEAFHDAVTAVLALGGSTNAVIHLIAMARRLGVDLTLDHFDAASRRVPVLADLRPSGTYLMEDFYLAGGLPALLTRITDLLHLDRVTVTGRPFGDGIADAQVYDDKVIRRRDDPLSEEGGLAVLRGNLAPSGAVIKHVAAEPRLLRHTGPAVVFDGHRDLRRRINDENLPITPDSVLVLRGAGPRGGPGMPEQGMLPIPDRLLKAGVRDMVRVSDARMSGTSYGACVLHVAPESHVGGPLALVQDGDLITLDVEARLLTLEVPEEELTRRRAAWTPPRTVFRRGYGALFDTHIQQADQGCDFDFLTGTGGAPEPDTE